A window of the Cicer arietinum cultivar CDC Frontier isolate Library 1 chromosome 6, Cicar.CDCFrontier_v2.0, whole genome shotgun sequence genome harbors these coding sequences:
- the LOC101502383 gene encoding shikimate O-hydroxycinnamoyltransferase-like, producing MKIIINVIDSTMVRSPEKVVRRTVWNSNIDLKTVNMHTSSVYFYRRNDTYSSNFFDAKIMKEALSKVLVTFYPMAGRFQYDKHGRAEIDCDNQGVLFVEANTDTIIDDFGDFASTLQHCQLIPVVDYSSGIRTYPLLVLQVTYFKCGGVSLGVGMHHHVADGISGLHFINTWSDVARGLDVSVPPFIDRTLLRARDPPRPAFEHIEYKPPPIMKTTPKNQDTEATAAVSIFKLTCKQIATLKAKSKEDGKTINFSSFEILAGHVWRSVCKARSLPDDQETKFSIPIDGRSRLQPPLPQGYLGNVIFTISTIAITGDLMSKPTWYAASKIHNALLQANNEYLRSSIDYLELQSDLGAVLGSIDALKRQNIFMNSWSRLPIYDADFGWGRPIYMGPCKICDGLSFIVPSSINDGSLSVAISLQHEHMEVFKELLYDI from the exons atgaagataatCATTAACGTAATAGATTCAACAATGGTGCGGTCACCAGAGAAGGTTGTACGAAGAACGGTTTGGAACTCTAACATCGATTTGAAGACAGTGAATATGCACACGTCTAGTGTTTACTTTTACAGAAGAAATGACACTTACAGTTCCAATTTCTTTGACGCGAAGATTATGAAGGAAGCTCTGAGCAAAGTGCTTGTTACATTCTATCCAATGGCTGGACGTTTTCAGTACGACAAACACGGTCGTGCTGAGATTGATTGTGATAATCAAGGAGTGCTCTTTGTGGAAGCTAACACTGATACAATCATAGACGATTTTGGTGATTTTGCGTCCACGCTTCAGCATTGTCAGCTTATCCCTGTAGTTGATTATTCGAGTGGAATCAGAACGTATCCTCTTCTGGTGTTGCAG GTTACATATTTCAAGTGTGGAGGAGTGTCACTTGGTGTTGGAATGCATCATCATGTAGCAGATGGAATTTCAGGACTTCACTTCATCAATACATGGTCAGATGTTGCTCGTGGTTTAGATGTTTCCGTCCCACCATTCATCGACCGGACACTACTCCGTGCCCGCGATCCGCCTCGCCCTGCTTTCGAACACATTGAATACAAGCCTCCACCAATCATGAAGACTACTCCAAAAAATCAAGACACAGAAGCTACTGCAGCCGTGtctattttcaaattgacttGCAAACAAATCGCCACATTGAAAGCTAAGTCGAAAGAAGATGGAAAAACAATCAATTTCAGCTCTTTTGAGATTTTAGCTGGTCATGTTTGGAGAAGCGTGTGCAAAGCAAGATCACTTCCTGATGATCAAGAAACCAAATTCTCTATCCCAATTGATGGGAGATCAAGATTGCAACCTCCACTTCCACAAGGTTACCTTGGAAATGTGATATTCACAATCTCAACTATAGCTATAACAGGTGATCTAATGTCAAAACCAACATGGTATGCTGCAAGTAAAATTCACAATGCATTGTTGCAAGCAAACAATGAATACTTGAGATCTTCTATTGATTATCTAGAGCTACAATCTGATTTAGGAGCTGTTTTAGGAAGTATTGATGCTTTGAAacgtcaaaatatttttatgaatagtTGGAGTAGACTTCCAATCTATGATGCTGATTTTGGTTGGGGAAGACCTATTTACATGGGACCATGCAAAATTTGTGATGGATTGTCTTTCATAGTTCCAAGCTCAATAAATGATGGAAGTTTATCTGTTGCAATTTCTCTTCAACATGAGCATATGGAAGTTTTTAAGGagttgttgtatgatatttaa